GAAAGACATATCCATTGAGCTTGAAGGAGGAGCTTCATGGTTTTATCAGGGGTATGCTATTATCTACTTATTGAgccttttttctatttttttttcatttgaaattTGTCGTATTCTCTGGAATTTAGGATGGTTAATGCATTTAAAGACCAAATTGGAGCAAGCGTGGAGACCACGATTTCCAACAAACTCACTGAAGGAGTATCAGACCTTGATTCGTTTCTACAAAGCCTTCCAAAGGAGATCCCAGTAGATGACAAAGCTGCACTTAACGTCACTTTCACCAGCGATCCCATACTGAGAGATTCATCCATCACTTTTGAAATCGACGGCTTGTTCACCAAAACAGAAACGAATCAAGTCTTAAAATCCTCCTCCTTCAGAAAGTCTGCAGCACCTTCAGCTATCTGCCCTGGAAATTCGAAAATGCTCGGAATTTCGCTGGATGAAGCTGTCTTTAACTCTGCTGCAGCTTTGTACTACAATGTAAGTTAAGTTCCCTAATTGCTACTCATCATGGTATTGATCCTTTCTCAATATGAGGATTTCAATCGTTCTATATATTTCAGGCAGAGTTTATGCAATGGGTAGTGGATAAAATACCAGACCAGGCGCTTTTGAACACTGCTAGGTGGAGGTTCATCATTCCACAACTATACAGGAAGTACCCAAACCAGGATATGAATCTGAACATCAGTTTGTCATCGCCTCCTCTTGTAAAGATATCAGAGCAGTATGTGGGAGCTAATGTGAACGCGGACCTAGTAATCAATGTTCTAGAAGCAGACCAAGTGATACCAGTAGCATGCATCTCCTTGGTAAGAGTCTTCAAGTGAGATAACAACTATGTACATGCTTTTTTTGTTCTACCTTAAATTTTTATTCACTGTCGCTTGGCTGAAGGTGATCCGAGGGTCGGGTGCTCTCAGAGTGATGGGTAATAACCTTGGAGGCAGCGTGAGATTAGAGGATTTCTCCATGTCTTTGGAGTGGAGCAACATTGGAAATCTCCATCTGCATCTTCTTCAGGTAAATGCACCATGTCAAAGTGTTTTAAAGGCTCTAATATGTTAATAATACAAAGAAAGATTTCATTCAGACTGCATCTTCTTCGATTCCATCTTGTAGCCAATAGTGTGGACCGTTATACAAACTGTGTTTGTGCCATATGCAAATGACCATCTAGAAAAAGGCTTCCCTTTGCCCATAATCCACGGATTCACACTTGAGAAGGCTGAAATCATCTGCTCAAGCTCTGAAATCACGGTTTGCAGCGATGTTGCCTACTTGGATTCGTCTCAACAGCCTCGGTCACAGTTGAGTCTATCAAGTTCTACGCCTTGGATAACCACGTTGTTATAGTTTACAATTGGCGGTTGTAAGTGTCAGTATTGGGGTCTGGTATCTGGACCAGAGACTGGACTACCAAGACAAACAAAACTCTGTATATTACTTTTGTATCTTGATGTTGATCAAACTGTGTATGCTATTCTTctttatatgaaataaaaatgtcTTTGTAATTACTATGGTTAAGTGTCTGTGTCGTATATGGTAATACAATGGTCGACCAATTAATCGGTTAAGCAGTTAGGCAGCTCGGTGGATTAATCTGCTAGAAAAAGTTGTGATATACTGAGGAACCTGGATTATAATATGTAGTAGTGTAGGTTAGCAAAGCCAACTATCAAAGAAGTATCTTCAACCGTAGTTTTGGTGTGCTTGTGTTCTTGACTAACAGCTTTCTTTTCTTCATTATCTGAAGAAATAGGAACAGGTTCTGTTGACTTATCCACACTTTCTTCTAGCAGACTCTACTGAATTTATATCATCGGAGAGAGTTGATCATCGGGTATCATGTTcttcacaaaagaaaacaaattggtaaaccgaaaaaacaaataactaaACCAATGAAATAGTAAACAAATAACTTTTGGAAGATTTCAGAAACAATGGCCTCACATTGCATGAATCAGTATAAGCTTTGAGCTTCATTTTCCTCTCCTTCTAATAGGTTGTAGCAGATGCAGAGAAGGCAGTACTTGAAGCAATGGAGAAACAATTTGCTGAAATTGTTTCTCCCTTAAAGTAAAGTAAGATCTTTGGTCTGAAAATTGTCTAGAAGTTCGCCAAAGGCACACCTGATCCTTACGTTGTCAAAAGAATCATTGTTTATTATCTTGGATGTGTAAGAGAAGAAGACAATAACAcgattttgttaaaatttcagCTTGAAGTTCTTCTGAATTCAATTAAAAGACTCTTTGGCATATTACCGAGTAGAGTAACCGGTTTGAATCATGGAACTCTTATATCCTCGAAAACAGTCTTTTTAAGAAACTTGGCGAATGTTAATTCACTAAAATAGGTTCATGCACATATACACATAAAATTC
The Raphanus sativus cultivar WK10039 unplaced genomic scaffold, ASM80110v3 Scaffold0466, whole genome shotgun sequence DNA segment above includes these coding regions:
- the LOC130494243 gene encoding putative BPI/LBP family protein At1g04970 isoform X3 — protein: MSADSRLLGKVEGMEIGLSLGLLSSEGGLKLSLSECGCHVKDISIELEGGASWFYQGMVNAFKDQIGASVETTISNKLTEGVSDLDSFLQSLPKEIPVDDKAALNVTFTSDPILRDSSITFEIDGLFTKTETNQVLKSSSFRKSAAPSAICPGNSKMLGISLDEAVFNSAAALYYNAEFMQWVVDKIPDQALLNTARWRFIIPQLYRKYPNQDMNLNISLSSPPLVKISEQYVGANVNADLVINVLEADQVIPVACISLVIRGSGALRVMGNNLGGSVRLEDFSMSLEWSNIGNLHLHLLQPIVWTVIQTVFVPYANDHLEKGFPLPIIHGFTLEKAEIICSSSEITVCSDVAYLDSSQQPRSQLSLSSSTPWITTLL
- the LOC130494243 gene encoding putative BPI/LBP family protein At1g04970 isoform X2 → MDVIRWCFFFFLLLQTFFFSPSHTQTDSFTSILISQNGLDFVKNLLVNKAIASIIPLQIPRIEKSVRIPFLGGIDVVVSNLTIYELDVASSYVNLGETGVVIVASGTTCNLSMNWHYSYATWLPPMEISDQGIASVQVEGMEIGLSLGLLSSEGGLKLSLSECGCHVKDISIELEGGASWFYQGMVNAFKDQIGASVETTISNKLTEGVSDLDSFLQSLPKEIPVDDKAALNVTFTSDPILRDSSITFEIDGLFTKTETNQVLKSSSFRKSAAPSAICPGNSKMLGISLDEAVFNSAAALYYNAEFMQWVVDKIPDQALLNTARWRFIIPQLYRKYPNQDMNLNISLSSPPLVKISEQYVGANVNADLVINVLEADQVIPVACISLVIRGSGALRVMGNNLGGSVRLEDFSMSLEWSNIGNLHLHLLQTASSSIPSCSQ
- the LOC130494243 gene encoding putative BPI/LBP family protein At1g04970 isoform X1, producing the protein MDVIRWCFFFFLLLQTFFFSPSHTQTDSFTSILISQNGLDFVKNLLVNKAIASIIPLQIPRIEKSVRIPFLGGIDVVVSNLTIYELDVASSYVNLGETGVVIVASGTTCNLSMNWHYSYATWLPPMEISDQGIASVQVEGMEIGLSLGLLSSEGGLKLSLSECGCHVKDISIELEGGASWFYQGMVNAFKDQIGASVETTISNKLTEGVSDLDSFLQSLPKEIPVDDKAALNVTFTSDPILRDSSITFEIDGLFTKTETNQVLKSSSFRKSAAPSAICPGNSKMLGISLDEAVFNSAAALYYNAEFMQWVVDKIPDQALLNTARWRFIIPQLYRKYPNQDMNLNISLSSPPLVKISEQYVGANVNADLVINVLEADQVIPVACISLVIRGSGALRVMGNNLGGSVRLEDFSMSLEWSNIGNLHLHLLQPIVWTVIQTVFVPYANDHLEKGFPLPIIHGFTLEKAEIICSSSEITVCSDVAYLDSSQQPRSQLSLSSSTPWITTLL